The Nitrospirota bacterium DNA segment ATAAAAAACTTTTGATAGGGATGATTTATTATGGATAAACGATGCCTTTACAATGCGAATCAATTTTTCAGCAAGTTTTATTGCAGGGACATTACTCAATCCAAGTAAAGTGCTGTGTGATATCTTATCAACCTGCGCTTTTATCGCTTCGTCTAATTCTTTTTTACGATGTCCGTGAACATTCACCCACAATGAAGAGACGCCATCAATATACCATTTACCGTAAATATCTTTTATAAAACAATCTTTTCCTTCAGAGATAATTATAATATCTTCCTTAAGCCAATCTTTCATTTGAGTGAAAGGATGCCATATGTATTTTTTATCAGCATCCACGAGTTTTTTATTTTCTTCAATAATGCTCATATTTATTCTTGAAACCTCTGTTAAAATTTATATTATATTAATCAGAAAATTATCATTTATTTAATTTTAGCGTAAATATCCTTTCAATTCCCAAATAATCCTTAATTAAAGTGATATTTGTAAAACCTGCAATTTCTGCTATTTTCCTTATTGATTCTGCCTGACTCATGCCTATCTCCAATATAATATATCCGTTTTTTTTCAGATAATCCTTTGCATCGGGTATTATGATCCTATAATAATCAAGACCGTTATTACCTCCATCTAATGCATTTAAAGGTTCCCAGTCTTTAATATCTGGCTGTAAATTGCTCAAGTCACTTTTTTTGATATAAGGAGGGTTTGATACGATTAAATCAAATTTAAAATCTTTTCCAATAGACTCATATAAATTGCTTTCGAAGAACGTTACATTCTGAATATTGTTTATTTTTGCGTTTTTTAATGCATATTTAATAGACTCTGAAGAATTATCTATACCATAAACTTTTATCTCAGGTATTACACTCGCAATTGCAAGAGCAATACATCCGCTTCCAGTGCATAGGTCAAGAACCTTGATATTTGAATTTTGAGATCTGAAATCTAAAATCCTTTTTACTGCTTCCTCTACTAATAATTCTGTCTCAGGTCTTGGAATAAGAACTCCTGGTCCTACTTCTATCTTCAAACCGTAAAATTCAGTATAACCGAGTATATATTGCAAAGGTTCTCTCTTAGACCTTCTCTTCAATATAGCTTCAATTTCATTATCAATGCTCTCTGGAATATCTGGATTGTCTTTATACAAAACTATCCTGTTTATATTAAGGCAGTGTGTTACTATTAATTCTGCCTCCCTGTAAGCATCTTTAATATCAAATTCTGCAAGATAATCTGATGCTCTTTTTATTTTGTCAAGGGCATACATAAAAATATTTAAACAAATTATTACGAAGCTGTTACAATCATTATGAATCCTATAAACATAAGCAACGCTCCTGTAATCCTTTCCTTTAGATTTCTTTCTCGGAACAAAAAATAACCGTAGAGGACACCCATCAATAGACTCGTCCGTTTAACCGATATCATATAAGCCACATTTGTAAGGCTCATGGCAATCATATGTGATACTATCATTACTGAATAAAAAATACCTGGAAACAGAAGTTTTTTATATTTTTTCTCTGACATAAATATTTTCAGCTCATGCCTTCCACAGAATAATGATATTGGTGTAAAAAAAATAGTCAATACCAGAAAATATGTTATACCAAAAAACAATGGTGATGAATGTTCTATCGCCATCTTACCAAGAGATGATGTTATGCTATAAATAAAGGCAACAAATATCATTAGAACTGATCCCTTCTCTTTTTTTATAGCAAAAAATGGTTCCAATATACCTTTTCGCATTAAATTTAGGTTCAATGTATAGCTTCCTGCAGCAAGCAAAAAAATACCAAAACCACCTTGAATAGATACTTTTTCACCAAGTATTACATAAGAGATAATTATCAAAAACATAGGTGTGAGAGAAAGAAAAGGAAGCGTCATACCCAACGGAGAGAGACGAAGAGCTTTGATATAAAAAATAATAGCTATTATTTCGAGAGGCAATGAAA contains these protein-coding regions:
- the prmC gene encoding peptide chain release factor N(5)-glutamine methyltransferase, with protein sequence MYALDKIKRASDYLAEFDIKDAYREAELIVTHCLNINRIVLYKDNPDIPESIDNEIEAILKRRSKREPLQYILGYTEFYGLKIEVGPGVLIPRPETELLVEEAVKRILDFRSQNSNIKVLDLCTGSGCIALAIASVIPEIKVYGIDNSSESIKYALKNAKINNIQNVTFFESNLYESIGKDFKFDLIVSNPPYIKKSDLSNLQPDIKDWEPLNALDGGNNGLDYYRIIIPDAKDYLKKNGYIILEIGMSQAESIRKIAEIAGFTNITLIKDYLGIERIFTLKLNK
- a CDS encoding EamA family transporter is translated as MLYNWVILSLISALSLATSDALTKKALHEHNEYLVAWFRLVFSIPILLLLWLFIPKPELDTEFYQAFCFSLPLEIIAIIFYIKALRLSPLGMTLPFLSLTPMFLIIISYVILGEKVSIQGGFGIFLLAAGSYTLNLNLMRKGILEPFFAIKKEKGSVLMIFVAFIYSITSSLGKMAIEHSSPLFFGITYFLVLTIFFTPISLFCGRHELKIFMSEKKYKKLLFPGIFYSVMIVSHMIAMSLTNVAYMISVKRTSLLMGVLYGYFLFRERNLKERITGALLMFIGFIMIVTAS